A genome region from Cucumis sativus cultivar 9930 chromosome 4, Cucumber_9930_V3, whole genome shotgun sequence includes the following:
- the LOC101204595 gene encoding polyadenylate-binding protein-interacting protein 12: protein MAVAENVGPKIGSPSQTLDNTLVSSDSNDPNHVENQKPMNDSTLPINADSDFHPNPNDQNLQKKVHLQDRAAAATSFSLPSPNFKPQMGGQMQNGFETNPQSLMVNSASAYGMNQRPNGVINGADGGDTFKRDMRDLEELLSKLNPMAEEFVPPSLAKNFSGYFTGAGLGYTNDFLLQPNSVNNEGNNSRRKKNGFSQGRRRMNNKMNAVKRDEMTRRTVYVSDIDQQVTEELLATVFASCGEVVDCRICGDPNSILHFAFIEFTDEEGARASLNLSGTVLGFYPVRVLPSKTAIAPVNPDFLPRSDDEREMCSRTIYCTNIDKKVTQAEVKLFFESLCGEVQRLRLLGDYHHSTRIAFVEFTMAESAIAALNCSGVVLGSLPIRVSPSKTPVRPRSPRAQLN from the exons ATGGCGGTTGCTGAGAATGTTGGACCCAAAATCGGCTCTCCAAGTCAAACTTTGGATAACACCTTGGTTTCCTCCGATTCTAATGACCCCAACCATGTTGAAAATCAGAAGCCTATGAACGATTCTACGCTTCCGATTAATGCAGATTCCGACTTTCATCCCAACCCCAATGATCAGAATTTACAGAAGAAGGTACATCTTCAGGACAGAGCTGCTGCCGCAACTTCTTTCTCACTTCCTTCCCCCAATTTCAAGCCCCAAATGGGTGGTCAGATGCAGAACGGCTTTGAAACTAATCCCCAGTCGTTGATGGTGAACTCTGCTTCTGCTTATGGGATGAATCAGAGGCCTAACGGTGTCATTAATGGGGCCGATGGAGGGGACACCTTTAAGAGAGATATGAGGGATCTGGAGGAGTTATTATCCAAATTGAATCCCATGGCTGAGGAATTTGTCCCTCCTTCACTAGCCAAAAACTTTTCTGGTTACTTCACCGGTGCTGGCCTTGGGTATACTAACGACTTTCTATTGCAACCTAATTCTGTCAACAACGAAGGGAATAATAGTCGAAGG AAGAAGAATGGTTTTAGTCAAGGGAGACGGAGGATGAATAATAAGATGAATGCAGTGAAGCGAGATGAGATGACCAGAAGGACAGTGTATGTATCAGATATCGATCAGCAG GTGACTGAAGAGCTACTTGCTACTGTCTTTGCTAGCTGTGGAGAG GTTGTTGACTGTCGTATCTGTGGTGATCCCAACTCCATTCTTCATTTTGCCTTCATTGAGTTCACTGATGAAG AGGGTGCAAGGGCTTCCTTGAATCTTTCGGGGACAGTGCTTGGTTTCTACCCAGTCAGAGTTCTCCCCTCGAAAACTGCAATAGCACCGGTCAATCCTGACTTCTTACCCAGG TCGGACGACGAACGTGAGATGTGCTCAAGAACTATCTATTGTACAAATATTGACAAGAAG GTTACTCAAGCAGAGGTCAAGTTGTTCTTTGAATCACTATGTGGAGAG GTTCAGCGCCTTAGGCTACTTGGAGATTATCATCATTCCACTCGTATAGCATTTGTTGAGTTTACAATG GCTGA
- the LOC105435199 gene encoding uncharacterized protein LOC105435199 isoform X2, with protein MKDITHFSSEGWKMIIQYNELGQPIRPNATKLKSFIGRTVRFHVPITYSTWHAVPKEMKEKIYELIEDDVENLKRPPAEYSFIDEDHWDEFVASRLKEDFEKKSEEDKLKRKLYKYNHRTSRKGYANLVEELRASSLSNQIDRSIVWKHAHLDHKGEFPDKEMKDVANVIDNLLGNQKTRSLYGSDDVLNQALGVKDRLGITLRRGEVRDYEKNIFIPRWNQNLKKVTERRQCMRNVMK; from the exons ATGAAAGATATAACACATTTTAGTAGTGAGGGATGGAAAATGATTATTCAGTACAACGAACTAGGTCAACCTATTAGACCGAATGCAACAAAGTTGAAGAGTTTTATTGGAAGGACCGTAAGGTTTCACGTTCCGATCACTTACTCCACTTGGCATGCCGTTccaaaagagatgaaagagAAAATCTATGAACTAATTGAG GACGATGTGGAGAATTTAAAACGCCCACCAGCGGAGTATTCATTCATCGATGAAGACCATTGGGATGAATTTGTGGCTTCACGGTTGAAGGAAGATTTTGAA aaaaaaagtgaagaagatAAACTGAAGAGGAAGCTATACAAATACAACCATAGAACATCTCGCAAGGGGTATGCAAATCTTGTTGAGGAGTTG CGTGCGTCTTCTTTGTCCAATCAAATAGATCGATCGATAGTATGGAAACATGCACACTTGGATCATAAGGGAGAGTTCCCAGATAAGGAAATGAAGGATGTTGCCAATGTTATC GACAATCTATTGGGCAACCAGAAGACACGTAGTTTATATGGCAGTGACGATGTTCTCAACCAAGCATTGGGAGTGAAAGATCGTTTGGGGATTACTCTGAGGCGTGGGGAAGTACGTGACTacgaaaaaaatattttcataccCCGATGGAATCAAAATCTGAAGAAAGTAACGGAGAGAAGACAGTGTATGAGGAACGTGATGAAATGA
- the LOC105435199 gene encoding uncharacterized protein LOC105435199 isoform X1 — translation MKDITHFSSEGWKMIIQYNELGQPIRPNATKLKSFIGRTVRFHVPITYSTWHAVPKEMKEKIYELIEGDFILDPKSKKSILQNVRICFSGFKLRLTTTYVLSLKDDVENLKRPPAEYSFIDEDHWDEFVASRLKEDFEKKSEEDKLKRKLYKYNHRTSRKGYANLVEELRASSLSNQIDRSIVWKHAHLDHKGEFPDKEMKDVANVIDNLLGNQKTRSLYGSDDVLNQALGVKDRLGITLRRGEVRDYEKNIFIPRWNQNLKKVTERRQCMRNVMK, via the exons ATGAAAGATATAACACATTTTAGTAGTGAGGGATGGAAAATGATTATTCAGTACAACGAACTAGGTCAACCTATTAGACCGAATGCAACAAAGTTGAAGAGTTTTATTGGAAGGACCGTAAGGTTTCACGTTCCGATCACTTACTCCACTTGGCATGCCGTTccaaaagagatgaaagagAAAATCTATGAACTAATTGAG GGCGATTTCATTCTTGACCCTAAGTCGAAGAAAAGTATACTTCAAAACGTGAGAATATGCTTCAGTGGATTCAAGTTGAGACTAACAACTACGTACGTATTGTCATTGAAGGACGATGTGGAGAATTTAAAACGCCCACCAGCGGAGTATTCATTCATCGATGAAGACCATTGGGATGAATTTGTGGCTTCACGGTTGAAGGAAGATTTTGAA aaaaaaagtgaagaagatAAACTGAAGAGGAAGCTATACAAATACAACCATAGAACATCTCGCAAGGGGTATGCAAATCTTGTTGAGGAGTTG CGTGCGTCTTCTTTGTCCAATCAAATAGATCGATCGATAGTATGGAAACATGCACACTTGGATCATAAGGGAGAGTTCCCAGATAAGGAAATGAAGGATGTTGCCAATGTTATC GACAATCTATTGGGCAACCAGAAGACACGTAGTTTATATGGCAGTGACGATGTTCTCAACCAAGCATTGGGAGTGAAAGATCGTTTGGGGATTACTCTGAGGCGTGGGGAAGTACGTGACTacgaaaaaaatattttcataccCCGATGGAATCAAAATCTGAAGAAAGTAACGGAGAGAAGACAGTGTATGAGGAACGTGATGAAATGA
- the LOC105435349 gene encoding 3'(2'),5'-bisphosphate nucleotidase isoform X1 — translation MSYEKELAAAKKAASFAARLSQLRRSASSLFGGYIFFDIFQQKIWDHAAGCIVVTEAGGVVTDAAGNALDFSKGRYLDLYKGIIVTNQRLMPSLLKAVPEALQQTSSSTL, via the exons ATGTCTTATGAGAAGGAGCTCGCCGCTGCCAAGAAAGCCGCCTCCTTCGCCGCTCGTCTCTCCCAG CTGAGGAGGTCAGCATCTAGTTTGTTTGGAggttatattttctttgacaTATTTCAGCAAAAGATTTGGGACCATGCAGCTGGATGCATTGTTGTTACAG AAGCTGGTGGAGTCGTTACGGATGCAGCCGGGAATGCACTGGATTTCTCAAAAGGAAGATATCTGGATCTGTACAAGGGTATCATTGTTACGAACCAGAGATTAATGCCATCACTCCTCAAGGCAGTTCCAGAAGCTCTTCAACAgacttcttcttcaaccttgTGA
- the LOC105435349 gene encoding 3'(2'),5'-bisphosphate nucleotidase isoform X2 produces the protein MSYEKELAAAKKAASFAARLSQQKIWDHAAGCIVVTEAGGVVTDAAGNALDFSKGRYLDLYKGIIVTNQRLMPSLLKAVPEALQQTSSSTL, from the exons ATGTCTTATGAGAAGGAGCTCGCCGCTGCCAAGAAAGCCGCCTCCTTCGCCGCTCGTCTCTCCCAG CAAAAGATTTGGGACCATGCAGCTGGATGCATTGTTGTTACAG AAGCTGGTGGAGTCGTTACGGATGCAGCCGGGAATGCACTGGATTTCTCAAAAGGAAGATATCTGGATCTGTACAAGGGTATCATTGTTACGAACCAGAGATTAATGCCATCACTCCTCAAGGCAGTTCCAGAAGCTCTTCAACAgacttcttcttcaaccttgTGA